Proteins encoded by one window of Rouxiella chamberiensis:
- the gloA gene encoding lactoylglutathione lyase has product MRLLHTMIRVGDMQRAVKFYTEVLGMRVLRTSQNKEYKYDLTFVGYEDESKGAVIELTYNYGVDSYDHGTAFGHLALGVDDVAQTCEDIRKAGGSVVREAGPVKGGSTIIAFVEDPDGYKIELIQSEHVGHGLGN; this is encoded by the coding sequence GCGTTGGCGACATGCAGCGTGCCGTCAAATTTTACACCGAAGTGCTGGGCATGCGTGTACTTCGCACCAGCCAGAACAAAGAATACAAATATGATCTGACCTTCGTGGGTTACGAAGACGAGAGCAAAGGTGCAGTTATCGAGCTGACTTACAACTACGGCGTTGACAGCTATGACCACGGCACCGCGTTTGGTCACCTGGCGCTGGGCGTGGATGACGTCGCGCAAACCTGCGAAGACATTCGCAAGGCAGGCGGCAGCGTCGTACGTGAAGCGGGTCCGGTAAAAGGTGGTTCAACCATTATCGCTTTCGTCGAAGATCCGGATGGCTACAAAATCGAACTGATTCAGTCCGAACACGTCGGTCACGGTCTGGGCAACTAA
- the rnt gene encoding ribonuclease T, whose translation MADKSDVNALKGRFRGFYPVVIDVETAGFNAQTDALLEIAAVTLKMDEDGWLQNDETLHFHVEPFEGSILHPEALAFNGIDPTNPLRGAVSEYDALHAIFKAIRKGMKEQDCNRAIIVAHNANFDHSFLMAAAERAGLKRNPFHPFATFDTAALSGLVLGQTVLAKACIAAGMTFDSSQAHSALYDTEQTAHLFCELVNRWKRLGGWPLPLPVEEREDADNLHEK comes from the coding sequence ATGGCTGACAAAAGTGACGTTAACGCCCTGAAAGGTCGTTTCCGCGGGTTTTATCCTGTGGTAATAGATGTAGAAACCGCCGGGTTTAATGCCCAGACTGATGCCCTGCTCGAGATAGCCGCCGTCACGTTGAAAATGGACGAAGATGGCTGGCTGCAAAACGATGAAACGCTGCATTTCCACGTCGAGCCGTTCGAAGGGTCGATACTGCATCCTGAAGCGCTGGCCTTCAATGGCATCGATCCGACCAATCCGCTGCGCGGTGCCGTGAGCGAATACGATGCGCTGCATGCGATTTTCAAGGCCATTCGCAAGGGCATGAAGGAGCAGGACTGCAACCGCGCGATTATCGTGGCGCACAATGCCAACTTCGACCACAGCTTCCTGATGGCCGCTGCCGAACGCGCGGGCCTCAAGCGCAACCCTTTCCATCCGTTTGCAACCTTTGACACCGCCGCGTTGAGTGGCCTGGTGCTGGGGCAGACCGTGCTGGCAAAAGCCTGCATAGCGGCGGGTATGACATTTGACAGTTCACAGGCACACTCGGCGCTGTATGACACCGAGCAGACGGCGCACCTGTTCTGCGAGCTGGTCAACCGCTGGAAACGTCTGGGCGGCTGGCCATTGCCTCTTCCCGTGGAAGAGCGCGAAGACGCCGACAACCTGCACGAAAAGTAA
- a CDS encoding Grx4 family monothiol glutaredoxin, translating into MTTTIEKIQQQISENPILLYMKGSPKLPSCGFSAQAVQALSACGERFAYVDILQNPDIRAEMPKFANWPTFPQLWVDGELVGGCDIVIEMYQRGELQQLIKETAEKHKSQEEQPE; encoded by the coding sequence ATGACCACTACCATTGAAAAAATTCAACAGCAGATTTCCGAGAACCCGATCCTGCTCTACATGAAAGGCTCTCCGAAACTGCCAAGCTGCGGTTTCTCTGCTCAGGCCGTTCAGGCGCTGTCGGCCTGCGGTGAGCGTTTCGCCTACGTCGATATCCTGCAAAACCCGGATATCCGCGCAGAAATGCCTAAATTCGCCAACTGGCCAACCTTCCCGCAGCTGTGGGTTGACGGCGAACTGGTCGGCGGCTGTGACATCGTCATTGAAATGTATCAGCGCGGCGAACTGCAGCAGTTGATCAAAGAAACGGCAGAGAAGCATAAATCTCAGGAAGAACAGCCGGAATAA
- the purR gene encoding HTH-type transcriptional repressor PurR: protein MATIKDVAKRAGVSTTTVSHVINKTRFVAEETKAAVRAAIKELHYSPSAVARSLKVNNTKTIGLLATSSEAPYFAEVIEAVENSCFAKGYTLILCNSHNDFEKQKAYLAMLAQKRVDGLLVMCAEYPAELLAMLEEYRSIPMVVMDWGEAQNDFTDSIIDNAFEGGYLAGRYLIERGHRDIGAIPGQLNRNTGGGRYRGFLKAMNEANIAVRDEWVVQGDFEPESGYQAMQKILNQKQRPTAIFCGGDVMAMGAICAADEMGLRVPQDISVIGYDNVRNARYFSPALTTVHQPKERLGEMAFTMLLDRIISKREIQQTIEVKPKLVERRSVADGPFIDYRR from the coding sequence ATGGCCACGATCAAAGATGTCGCCAAGCGCGCTGGTGTTTCGACTACAACCGTGTCGCACGTCATCAATAAAACCCGTTTCGTCGCCGAAGAAACCAAAGCCGCCGTGCGTGCCGCCATCAAAGAGCTGCACTATTCGCCGAGCGCCGTGGCGCGTAGCCTCAAGGTCAACAACACCAAGACTATCGGACTGCTTGCCACCTCCAGCGAAGCGCCCTACTTTGCCGAAGTGATCGAAGCCGTTGAAAACAGCTGCTTCGCCAAAGGCTATACGCTCATTCTCTGCAACTCGCATAATGATTTCGAAAAGCAGAAAGCCTATCTGGCGATGCTGGCGCAAAAGCGCGTCGACGGTCTGCTGGTCATGTGCGCCGAATATCCTGCCGAATTGCTGGCGATGCTGGAAGAGTACCGTTCCATCCCTATGGTCGTGATGGACTGGGGCGAAGCGCAGAATGATTTTACCGACTCCATCATCGATAACGCCTTTGAAGGCGGATATCTGGCGGGACGTTACCTGATCGAGCGCGGGCATCGCGACATCGGCGCCATTCCGGGTCAGTTAAACCGCAACACCGGCGGCGGCCGTTATCGCGGCTTCTTGAAAGCCATGAACGAAGCCAATATCGCCGTGCGCGACGAATGGGTGGTTCAGGGCGATTTCGAGCCGGAGTCGGGTTATCAGGCGATGCAGAAAATCCTCAACCAGAAACAACGACCTACGGCGATTTTCTGTGGTGGCGATGTCATGGCGATGGGCGCGATTTGCGCCGCCGACGAAATGGGTCTGCGCGTCCCGCAGGACATCTCGGTAATTGGCTATGACAACGTGCGCAACGCCCGCTACTTCTCGCCTGCGCTGACTACCGTGCATCAGCCGAAAGAGCGGTTGGGTGAAATGGCATTCACCATGCTGCTTGACCGCATCATCAGCAAGCGCGAGATTCAGCAGACGATTGAAGTGAAACCGAAACTGGTCGAACGTCGTTCTGTCGCCGACGGTCCGTTCATCGACTATCGTCGTTAA
- the punR gene encoding DNA-binding transcriptional activator PunR, translated as MWSEYSLEVVDAVARNGSFTAAAQELNRVPSAISYQVRQLEEWLAVPLFERRHRDVELTPAGRLFVDEARVLIKKMISTRRHCQQVANGWSGQLRVAIDRIVKPARVRQLVVDFYRAFPDTELLIQGEVFNGVWDALADGRADVAIGATSAVPVGGRFSFRDMGTLPWHCVVSVSHPLAQHQGPLNDDALRPFPALCIEDTSRNLPKRDTWTLDNQRRLVVPDWTCALDCLCEGLCVGMLPVHMVESWIAQHKLCVLDLATRFPQSPCCLTWDQRNHSPALDWLLDYLGDSETLNREWLR; from the coding sequence ATGTGGTCGGAATATTCACTCGAAGTCGTTGATGCGGTGGCGCGCAACGGCAGCTTTACGGCTGCGGCTCAGGAGCTGAATCGCGTTCCTTCGGCCATCAGTTATCAGGTGCGCCAGCTTGAAGAGTGGCTGGCCGTGCCGCTGTTTGAAAGGCGGCATCGCGATGTGGAATTAACCCCCGCAGGCCGATTATTTGTCGATGAAGCGCGGGTGCTTATCAAAAAAATGATATCAACGCGCCGCCATTGTCAGCAGGTAGCAAACGGCTGGAGCGGACAGCTGCGGGTTGCCATCGACCGCATCGTCAAACCTGCGCGCGTGCGCCAGCTGGTGGTGGATTTCTATCGCGCCTTTCCCGATACCGAGTTGCTCATTCAGGGCGAGGTGTTCAACGGCGTCTGGGACGCGCTGGCAGACGGTCGTGCCGACGTGGCGATTGGCGCGACCAGTGCCGTGCCGGTTGGCGGCCGCTTCAGCTTTCGCGATATGGGCACCTTGCCCTGGCACTGCGTGGTGAGCGTCTCGCATCCGCTGGCGCAACATCAAGGTCCGCTCAACGATGACGCGCTTCGTCCGTTTCCCGCATTGTGTATCGAAGACACGTCAAGAAATCTGCCGAAACGCGATACCTGGACACTCGACAACCAGCGACGCCTGGTGGTGCCGGACTGGACCTGCGCGCTGGATTGTCTCTGCGAAGGGCTGTGCGTGGGTATGCTGCCGGTGCACATGGTGGAAAGCTGGATTGCGCAACACAAGCTCTGCGTGCTGGATTTAGCCACCCGTTTTCCGCAAAGCCCGTGCTGCCTGACCTGGGATCAGCGCAATCACTCCCCGGCGCTGGACTGGCTGCTGGATTATCTGGGCGATAGCGAAACGTTGAACAGAGAATGGCTGCGTTAG
- the punC gene encoding purine nucleoside transporter PunC, with protein sequence MKPTFGFLLYLAGLSMLGFLATDMYLPAFGAMQESLEASAGAISSSLSVFLAGFAAAQLIWGPLSDRFGRKPILLAGLGLFTAGCLGMIWVQSTALLLALRFVQAVGVCAAAVSWQALVVDRYSATVARRTFASIMPLVALSPALAPLVGAWVLNHFNWRVIFALLLILGALLLFFTLTLKEKVKSAAQSSSPQNGIGSMLASPVYSGNVLIYAASSAGFFAWLTGSPFILGEMGYGPSAIGLSYVPQTIAFLLGGYGCRMLIGKIDGTRLLPWLLLGYAFSVISLFLVATLTSAPLTGLLTPFCFMAFVNGACYPIVVANALMPFPANTGKAAALQNTLQLGLCFIASMLVSTFIARPLLATVTVMLTTVGLTVVGYFMTRKVVKQKSRHPEAKHAN encoded by the coding sequence ATGAAACCTACGTTTGGCTTTTTACTTTATTTAGCCGGTCTGAGTATGCTCGGATTCCTGGCGACCGACATGTACCTGCCCGCTTTCGGCGCGATGCAAGAAAGTCTCGAGGCCTCGGCCGGTGCCATCAGCTCAAGTCTGAGCGTCTTCCTTGCCGGCTTCGCGGCGGCGCAGCTGATTTGGGGTCCGCTCTCCGACCGTTTTGGCCGCAAACCTATCCTGCTCGCCGGACTCGGCCTGTTCACGGCAGGCTGCCTTGGCATGATCTGGGTACAAAGTACGGCGTTACTGCTGGCGCTGCGCTTCGTGCAGGCGGTCGGCGTCTGTGCGGCGGCGGTAAGCTGGCAGGCGCTGGTAGTCGATCGCTATAGCGCGACCGTCGCCAGACGCACCTTTGCCAGCATCATGCCGTTGGTGGCGCTTTCACCGGCTCTCGCACCGCTGGTTGGCGCGTGGGTGCTGAATCACTTTAACTGGCGGGTTATCTTTGCGTTGCTGCTGATTCTGGGCGCCCTGCTGCTGTTCTTTACCCTGACCCTCAAGGAAAAGGTAAAAAGCGCCGCGCAGTCCAGCTCTCCTCAAAACGGCATTGGCAGTATGCTGGCTTCACCCGTCTATAGCGGCAACGTACTGATTTATGCCGCCAGTTCGGCCGGATTCTTTGCATGGCTGACCGGATCGCCATTTATTTTAGGCGAGATGGGTTATGGGCCTTCTGCCATTGGTCTGAGTTATGTCCCTCAAACTATTGCATTTTTACTGGGTGGATATGGTTGCAGAATGCTTATCGGCAAAATTGACGGCACCCGCCTGCTCCCGTGGCTATTATTGGGCTATGCTTTTAGCGTTATTTCGCTGTTCCTGGTCGCCACGCTGACTTCAGCGCCATTAACAGGATTGCTTACCCCATTCTGTTTCATGGCTTTTGTGAATGGTGCCTGTTATCCGATTGTGGTGGCGAATGCGCTGATGCCTTTCCCGGCAAATACCGGCAAGGCGGCAGCATTACAAAATACCTTGCAGCTTGGGCTCTGTTTTATTGCCAGTATGCTGGTGTCGACGTTTATTGCCCGGCCGCTGTTGGCGACGGTCACGGTAATGTTAACGACGGTAGGATTAACAGTAGTGGGATATTTCATGACGCGGAAAGTGGTTAAACAGAAGTCCAGACATCCAGAAGCAAAGCATGCTAACTGA
- the cfa gene encoding cyclopropane fatty acyl phospholipid synthase: MSTSCVEDLSIQDNQWYRIANEMLSMAGIEVNGSRPFDITVKNPDFFKRVLQEGSLGLGESYMDGWWECERLDIFFQRVVAAGLESKLPHHLKDTLRIAAARLTNLQSRKRAWIVGKEHYDLGNDLFSKMLDPYMQYSCGYWKDATTLEQAQEAKLKMICDKLQLQPGQRLLDIGCGWGGLAEYAARHYGVSVFGVTISAEQQKMAQQRCEGLDVTILLQDYRDLDDQFDRIVSVGMFEHVGPKNYQTYFNVVKRNLKPEGLFLLHTIGANKTDLNVDPWIDKYIFPNGCLPSVKHIAQYTEGLFVMEDWHNIGADYDRTLMAWYERFLQAWPTIADNYSSRFYRMFSYYLNACAGAFRARDIQLWQVVLSPNGVEGGIRVPR; encoded by the coding sequence ATGAGTACATCGTGTGTAGAAGACTTAAGTATTCAAGACAATCAGTGGTACCGAATCGCGAACGAAATGTTATCGATGGCAGGTATTGAAGTTAATGGATCCCGCCCTTTTGACATTACCGTAAAAAATCCCGATTTTTTTAAACGCGTCCTGCAGGAAGGCTCACTGGGTCTGGGTGAAAGTTACATGGACGGCTGGTGGGAATGTGAAAGACTCGACATTTTCTTCCAGCGCGTGGTCGCCGCCGGACTCGAGAGCAAACTTCCGCATCATTTAAAGGACACCCTTCGCATCGCGGCGGCACGTCTGACCAACCTGCAATCCAGAAAACGTGCCTGGATCGTGGGCAAAGAGCATTATGATCTCGGCAACGATCTGTTCAGTAAAATGCTCGACCCCTATATGCAATACTCCTGCGGTTACTGGAAAGACGCCACCACACTCGAGCAGGCGCAGGAAGCCAAACTTAAGATGATTTGCGACAAGCTGCAACTGCAACCCGGCCAGCGCCTGCTGGATATCGGTTGCGGCTGGGGTGGGCTCGCCGAGTATGCCGCGCGACATTACGGCGTCAGCGTCTTTGGCGTTACCATCTCCGCAGAACAGCAGAAGATGGCCCAGCAGCGCTGCGAAGGCCTCGACGTGACCATTCTTTTGCAGGATTATCGCGATCTCGACGATCAGTTCGACCGCATCGTGTCGGTAGGCATGTTCGAGCATGTCGGTCCGAAAAACTATCAGACTTATTTCAATGTGGTAAAACGCAATCTGAAACCGGAAGGGCTGTTCCTGCTGCATACCATCGGCGCCAACAAAACCGATCTCAATGTCGATCCGTGGATTGATAAATATATTTTCCCGAACGGCTGTCTGCCTTCCGTTAAACATATTGCTCAATACACCGAAGGGTTGTTCGTCATGGAAGACTGGCACAATATTGGCGCAGACTATGACCGCACATTAATGGCGTGGTATGAGCGTTTTCTGCAAGCCTGGCCAACGATTGCCGACAACTATTCCAGCCGTTTCTACCGCATGTTCTCCTACTATCTGAACGCCTGTGCAGGTGCTTTTCGCGCGCGCGACATTCAGCTATGGCAGGTAGTCCTGAGTCCAAACGGGGTTGAAGGCGGCATTCGCGTACCACGTTAA
- a CDS encoding riboflavin synthase — translation MFTGIVQGKGTVVSIDEKPNFRTHVVKLPAELLPNLALGASVSHNGCCLTVTAIEGDLVSFDLIKETLRLTNLGELKVGDDVNIERAASFNDEIGGHLMSGHIVCTADIQKILTSENNRQIWFRLPHPEYMKYILHKGYVGIDGISLTVGEVTPTRFCVHLIPETLERTTLGDKRLGDKINIEIDPQTQAIVDTVERVLASREAAQAAAAALAEQPK, via the coding sequence ATGTTTACCGGAATTGTGCAGGGCAAGGGCACTGTTGTGTCGATTGACGAGAAACCCAATTTTAGAACCCACGTGGTCAAACTCCCCGCCGAGTTGCTGCCGAATCTCGCGCTGGGTGCTTCGGTGTCTCATAATGGCTGCTGTCTGACGGTGACGGCCATCGAAGGTGACCTGGTAAGCTTTGATCTGATTAAAGAGACGCTGCGTCTTACCAATCTGGGCGAGCTGAAAGTGGGTGACGACGTCAATATTGAACGTGCGGCCAGCTTCAACGACGAAATTGGCGGCCACCTGATGTCGGGGCATATTGTCTGCACCGCCGACATCCAGAAGATTTTGACCTCGGAAAATAACCGTCAAATCTGGTTCCGCCTGCCGCATCCGGAATATATGAAATATATTCTGCACAAGGGGTATGTCGGCATTGACGGCATCAGCCTGACCGTAGGCGAAGTGACGCCGACCCGTTTCTGCGTGCATCTTATTCCTGAAACGCTGGAGCGCACCACGCTCGGTGACAAGCGACTCGGCGACAAGATAAATATCGAGATTGACCCGCAGACCCAGGCGATCGTCGATACCGTCGAGCGCGTGCTGGCCAGTCGCGAAGCTGCGCAGGCTGCCGCTGCGGCACTGGCCGAACAGCCTAAATAA
- the pykF gene encoding pyruvate kinase PykF, with amino-acid sequence MKKTKIVCTIGPKTESEEMLTKLLDAGMNVMRLNFSHGDYEEHGQRIKNIRNVMATTGKKAGILLDTKGPEIRTIKLEGGKDAALVAGQTFVFTTDQSVIGNNERVAVTYAGFAADLKVGNTVLVDDGLIGMEVTHVSDTEVTCKVLNNGDLGENKGVNLPGVSIALPALAEKDKRDLIFGCEQGVDFVAASFIRKRSDVIEIREHLKAHGGEHIQIISKIENQEGLNNFDEILEASDGIMVARGDLGVEIPVEEVIFAQKMMIEKCNRARKVVITATQMLDSMIKNPRPTRAEAGDVANAIIDGTDAVMLSGESAKGKYPLEAVGIMATICERTDRVMQSRIDGQNDSRKLRITEAVCRGAVEMAEKLDAPLIVVATQGGKSAIAVRKYFPNAIILALTTNEVTARQLILTKGVITQLVKEIASTDDFYRIGKEAALESGFAQKGDKVVMVSGALVPSGTTNTSSVHTL; translated from the coding sequence ATGAAAAAGACTAAAATCGTTTGTACTATCGGACCAAAAACCGAATCCGAAGAGATGCTGACTAAACTGCTTGATGCAGGCATGAACGTCATGCGTCTGAACTTTTCTCACGGTGATTATGAAGAGCATGGTCAGCGCATCAAGAACATCCGCAACGTCATGGCTACCACCGGCAAGAAAGCCGGTATCCTGCTGGACACCAAAGGTCCTGAAATCCGCACCATCAAACTGGAAGGCGGCAAAGACGCTGCACTGGTTGCGGGCCAGACTTTCGTGTTCACCACCGATCAAAGCGTTATCGGCAACAACGAACGTGTTGCCGTTACCTATGCCGGTTTTGCTGCCGACCTGAAAGTGGGCAACACCGTTCTGGTCGATGATGGCCTTATCGGCATGGAAGTCACCCACGTCAGCGACACAGAAGTTACCTGTAAAGTGCTGAACAACGGCGACCTCGGCGAAAACAAGGGCGTTAACCTGCCTGGCGTATCCATCGCTCTGCCTGCCTTGGCTGAGAAAGACAAGCGCGACCTGATCTTCGGCTGTGAACAAGGCGTTGATTTCGTGGCAGCCTCTTTCATTCGCAAACGTTCGGACGTCATCGAAATCCGTGAGCATCTGAAAGCCCACGGCGGCGAACACATTCAGATCATCTCCAAAATCGAAAACCAGGAAGGCCTGAACAACTTCGACGAAATCCTCGAAGCTTCCGACGGCATCATGGTTGCCCGTGGCGATCTCGGCGTTGAAATTCCGGTTGAAGAAGTTATTTTCGCGCAGAAAATGATGATCGAAAAATGTAACCGTGCACGTAAAGTCGTGATCACTGCGACCCAGATGCTCGACTCGATGATCAAAAACCCGCGCCCTACCCGCGCCGAAGCGGGCGATGTCGCCAACGCCATCATCGACGGTACCGACGCCGTGATGCTGTCCGGCGAAAGCGCCAAGGGTAAATATCCGCTGGAAGCCGTTGGCATCATGGCAACCATCTGCGAACGTACCGACCGCGTCATGCAGAGCCGTATCGACGGTCAGAACGACAGCCGCAAACTGCGCATTACCGAAGCGGTCTGCCGCGGTGCGGTAGAAATGGCCGAGAAGCTGGACGCACCATTGATTGTGGTTGCGACCCAGGGCGGTAAATCTGCCATTGCGGTGCGTAAATACTTCCCTAACGCCATCATCCTTGCGCTGACAACCAATGAAGTCACTGCGCGTCAGCTGATCCTGACCAAGGGCGTAATTACCCAACTGGTGAAAGAAATCGCCTCAACCGACGATTTTTATCGCATTGGTAAAGAAGCGGCACTCGAAAGTGGATTCGCACAGAAAGGCGATAAAGTGGTCATGGTTTCGGGCGCATTGGTCCCAAGCGGCACCACGAATACCTCTTCCGTACACACGTTATAA
- a CDS encoding major outer membrane lipoprotein, protein MNRTKLVLGAVILGSTLLAGCSSNAKIDQLSSDVSTLNSKVDQLSNDVAAVKADTQAAKDDAARANQRLDNQAHAYKK, encoded by the coding sequence ATGAATCGCACTAAACTGGTACTGGGCGCAGTAATCCTGGGTTCTACTCTGCTGGCTGGTTGTTCAAGCAATGCTAAAATCGACCAACTGTCTTCTGACGTTTCAACTCTGAACTCTAAAGTTGATCAGCTGAGCAACGACGTTGCAGCTGTTAAAGCTGACACTCAGGCAGCTAAAGACGACGCAGCACGTGCTAACCAACGTCTTGACAACCAAGCTCACGCTTACAAGAAGTAA
- a CDS encoding L,D-transpeptidase family protein, whose protein sequence is MKLSVPLMGMLVASLFTGAMTASWAAEYPLPAENSRLIGENSTYVVPNDGKPLEDIAAKYQIGLIAMLEANPGVDPLLPKAGTVLTIPSQMLLPDTKREGIVINLAELRLYYYPKGENKVIVYPIGIGQLGRNTPEMVTSISQKIPNPTWTPTPNIRKIYLKEQGVTLPGVVPAGPDNPMGLFAMRLAAGQGHYLIHGTNANFGIGMRVSSGCIRLRPVDIEALFNSVPKGTRVQVINQPVKFDVEPDGKRYVEVHQPLSRTEKDDPQTMPIAISTALKKFRANDETNAEMLKSAIMRRSGMPVLVNKGTEQPDSQPAGETM, encoded by the coding sequence ATGAAACTTTCTGTACCTCTTATGGGGATGCTTGTCGCCTCGCTATTTACGGGCGCAATGACGGCGTCATGGGCGGCTGAATACCCGCTGCCTGCCGAGAACAGTCGCCTGATTGGCGAGAACAGCACTTACGTGGTGCCAAACGACGGCAAACCGCTGGAAGATATCGCGGCAAAATATCAAATCGGGCTGATTGCCATGCTGGAGGCGAATCCGGGCGTGGACCCGTTGCTGCCAAAGGCGGGCACGGTACTGACTATTCCAAGCCAGATGCTGTTGCCGGACACAAAGCGCGAAGGCATTGTTATCAACCTCGCCGAGCTGCGCCTCTATTACTATCCTAAGGGTGAAAACAAGGTCATCGTCTATCCCATCGGTATTGGCCAGCTCGGGCGCAACACACCGGAAATGGTGACGTCGATAAGCCAGAAGATCCCGAACCCGACCTGGACGCCTACACCCAATATTCGCAAGATTTACCTGAAAGAGCAGGGCGTGACTTTGCCGGGCGTCGTGCCGGCCGGTCCGGATAATCCAATGGGGCTGTTTGCAATGCGTCTCGCGGCCGGACAAGGCCACTATCTGATTCACGGCACCAACGCCAACTTCGGTATCGGCATGCGCGTAAGCTCGGGCTGCATTCGTCTGCGTCCCGTCGATATTGAAGCGCTGTTTAACAGTGTGCCGAAAGGAACCCGGGTACAGGTCATCAATCAGCCGGTGAAATTTGACGTCGAGCCTGACGGCAAGCGTTATGTCGAAGTGCATCAGCCGCTGTCGCGTACTGAAAAGGATGACCCGCAAACCATGCCGATTGCCATCAGCACCGCGCTCAAAAAGTTCAGAGCCAATGATGAAACCAACGCCGAGATGCTGAAAAGCGCGATTATGCGTCGTTCGGGAATGCCGGTTCTGGTTAACAAGGGAACCGAGCAGCCCGATTCCCAGCCTGCCGGCGAAACGATGTAA
- the sufE gene encoding cysteine desulfuration protein SufE, with protein MANLPDKQKLVRNFSRCPNWEEKYLYVIELGAQLDPLADENRQAQNLISGCQSQVWIVMNKAGNGQLEFVGDSDAAIVKGLLAVVFSLYHGLTAEEVMALDVRPFFGELELSQHLTPSRSQGLEAMIRAIRAKAAALV; from the coding sequence ATGGCAAATTTGCCAGACAAACAGAAATTAGTCAGAAACTTTTCCCGGTGCCCGAACTGGGAAGAAAAATACCTGTACGTGATCGAACTTGGCGCGCAGCTGGATCCGCTGGCTGACGAAAACCGTCAGGCGCAGAATCTTATCTCCGGCTGTCAAAGTCAGGTATGGATTGTGATGAACAAGGCCGGGAACGGTCAGCTCGAATTTGTGGGCGACAGCGATGCGGCCATCGTCAAGGGCTTGCTGGCCGTTGTCTTCAGCCTGTATCACGGCCTGACAGCCGAAGAGGTGATGGCTCTCGATGTGCGTCCATTCTTTGGCGAGCTCGAGTTGAGTCAGCACCTGACGCCTTCTCGCTCCCAGGGGTTGGAAGCAATGATCCGTGCCATTCGCGCAAAAGCGGCGGCCTTGGTCTGA